In one Desulforegula conservatrix Mb1Pa genomic region, the following are encoded:
- a CDS encoding helix-turn-helix domain-containing protein, with protein MSICVSNPEEIAAELKLIAMNRKEDGSTVRKIAEVMGLSQRTVYDYLDNRLKVNLKFIQACLIATNGDHDVKKFLCPDGWDLVPVDHSPVVGDIEKECGDVHIAVSELLMTIRAAKADGKITPMERSKIERAIDAVRREINDVDAVIENDSRVVKLSK; from the coding sequence ATGAGCATCTGCGTATCAAACCCAGAAGAAATCGCGGCCGAGCTTAAACTGATAGCCATGAACCGCAAGGAAGACGGCAGCACGGTCAGGAAGATTGCCGAGGTAATGGGTCTTAGCCAGAGAACGGTTTACGACTATCTGGACAACCGCCTGAAAGTGAATCTGAAATTCATCCAGGCATGTCTGATAGCCACAAACGGCGATCACGACGTGAAAAAATTCCTCTGCCCCGATGGCTGGGATCTTGTTCCGGTGGATCACTCGCCAGTTGTCGGGGATATCGAAAAAGAATGCGGAGACGTTCACATCGCAGTCTCGGAACTGCTCATGACCATAAGGGCGGCAAAAGCGGACGGCAAAATAACTCCGATGGAAAGATCAAAAATCGAAAGGGCAATTGATGCGGTACGCAGGGAAATAAATGATGTTGATGCTGTAATCGAGAACGACTCGAGGGTTGTGAAACTCTCTAAATAA